In Gossypium hirsutum isolate 1008001.06 chromosome D06, Gossypium_hirsutum_v2.1, whole genome shotgun sequence, one genomic interval encodes:
- the LOC107935615 gene encoding polyadenylate-binding protein RBP47C isoform X1, protein MQQNGGSDSLTEQNQRPQQQPPPQPHPQWVAMQYPPTAAAAMVMQHQMMQPQHFVAPPPPPPQHYVPYHHQYHHHGHALSQQQQQGSGGGGENKTVWVGDLHHWMDENYLHSCFASTGEIVSIKVIRNKQTGLSEGYGFVEFFSHATAEKVLQNYSGMLMPNTEQPFRLNWATFSTGEKRSENGPDLSIFVGDLAADVTDSLLHETFASKYPSVKAAKVVIDANTGRSKGYGFVRFGDDTERSQAMTEMNGAYCSSRPMRIGAATPRKSAGYQQQYSSQGGYASNGSSTQSDGDSSNTTIFVGGLDPNVTEEDLRQPFSQYGELVSVKIPVGKGCGFVRFANRNNAEEALQKLNETNIGKQTVRLSWGRNPANKQFRADYSNQWGGAYYGGQVYDGYGYALPPPNGLGMYAAAATAYGAYPIYGSHQQQVS, encoded by the exons ATGCAGCAAAACGGTGGTTCGGATTCACTAACGGAACAGAATCAACGGCCTCAACAACAACCGCCGCCGCAACCGCATCCACAGTGGGTGGCTATGCAGTATCCTCCGACTGCTGCGGCGGCTATGGTAATGCAGCATCAAATGATGCAACCGCAACACTTTGTTGCGCCGCCACCTCCTCCGCCTCAACACTACGTCCCTTATCATCATCAGTATCATCACCACGGTCACGCGCTGTCGCAGCAGCAGCAGCAAGGATCTGGTGGTGGCGGCGAGAATAAGACCGTTTGGGTTGGTGATTTGCATCATTGGATGGATGAGAACTATCTTCATAGCTGTTTCGCTTCTACTGGCGAG ATTGTGTCCATTAAGGTCATTCGCAATAAGCAAACTGGTTTATCAGAAGGATATGGATTTGTGGAATTTTTTTCACATGCAACGGCAGAGAAAGTTCTTCAAAATTATAGTGGCATGTTGATGCCTAATACAGAACAGCCATTCCGCCTGAATTGGGCTACTTTTAGCACAGGAGAGAAGCGCTCAGAAAATGGTCCTGATCTTTCTATTTTTGTAGGAGATTTAGCTGCAGATGTTACTGATAGCCTATTGCATGAAACTTTTGCTAGTAAATATCCTTCTGTTAAAGCTGCAAAAGTTGTAATTGATGCTAATACTGGTCGATCAAAGGGTTATGGTTTTGTGAGGTTTGGGGATGATACTGAAAGGTCCCAAGCCATGACTGAAATGAATGGTGCATATTGTTCAAGCAGGCCTATGCGTATTGGTGCTGCAACTCCCAGGAAGTCAGCAGGGTATCAACAGCAATATTCTTCACAGG GTGGCTATGCATCAAATGGTTCTTCAACCCAATCTGATGGAGATTCTTCAAATACAACA ATCTTTGTTGGAGGGCTTGACCCTAATGTGACCGAGGAAGACCTTAGGCAACCTTTCTCTCAGTATGGTGAATTAGTCTCTGTTAAAATACCTGTTGGAAAAGGATGTGGGTTTGTACGATTTGCCAACAG GAACAATGCTGAGGAGGCATTACAGAAGTTGAATGAAACGAATATCGGCAAGCAAACAGTGCGTCTCTCTTGGGGTCGCAATCCAGCAAATAAACAG TTTAGGGCTGATTACAGTAACCAGTGGGGTGGAGCTTACTATGGAGGGCAGGTCTACGATGGTTACGGCTATGCTTTGCCACCACCAAATGGCTTAGGCATGTACGCGGCTGCAGCCACCGCATACGGGGCATATCCGATCTACGGCAGTCATCAGCAGCAGGTAAGCTAA
- the LOC107935615 gene encoding polyadenylate-binding protein RBP47B isoform X2: MQQNGGSDSLTEQNQRPQQQPPPQPHPQWVAMQYPPTAAAAMVMQHQMMQPQHFVAPPPPPPQHYVPYHHQYHHHGHALSQQQQQGSGGGGENKTVWVGDLHHWMDENYLHSCFASTGEIVSIKVIRNKQTGLSEGYGFVEFFSHATAEKVLQNYSGMLMPNTEQPFRLNWATFSTGEKRSENGPDLSIFVGDLAADVTDSLLHETFASKYPSVKAAKVVIDANTGRSKGYGFVRFGDDTERSQAMTEMNGAYCSSRPMRIGAATPRKSAGYQQQYSSQGGYASNGSSTQSDGDSSNTTIFVGGLDPNVTEEDLRQPFSQYGELVSVKIPVGKGCGFVRFANR, from the exons ATGCAGCAAAACGGTGGTTCGGATTCACTAACGGAACAGAATCAACGGCCTCAACAACAACCGCCGCCGCAACCGCATCCACAGTGGGTGGCTATGCAGTATCCTCCGACTGCTGCGGCGGCTATGGTAATGCAGCATCAAATGATGCAACCGCAACACTTTGTTGCGCCGCCACCTCCTCCGCCTCAACACTACGTCCCTTATCATCATCAGTATCATCACCACGGTCACGCGCTGTCGCAGCAGCAGCAGCAAGGATCTGGTGGTGGCGGCGAGAATAAGACCGTTTGGGTTGGTGATTTGCATCATTGGATGGATGAGAACTATCTTCATAGCTGTTTCGCTTCTACTGGCGAG ATTGTGTCCATTAAGGTCATTCGCAATAAGCAAACTGGTTTATCAGAAGGATATGGATTTGTGGAATTTTTTTCACATGCAACGGCAGAGAAAGTTCTTCAAAATTATAGTGGCATGTTGATGCCTAATACAGAACAGCCATTCCGCCTGAATTGGGCTACTTTTAGCACAGGAGAGAAGCGCTCAGAAAATGGTCCTGATCTTTCTATTTTTGTAGGAGATTTAGCTGCAGATGTTACTGATAGCCTATTGCATGAAACTTTTGCTAGTAAATATCCTTCTGTTAAAGCTGCAAAAGTTGTAATTGATGCTAATACTGGTCGATCAAAGGGTTATGGTTTTGTGAGGTTTGGGGATGATACTGAAAGGTCCCAAGCCATGACTGAAATGAATGGTGCATATTGTTCAAGCAGGCCTATGCGTATTGGTGCTGCAACTCCCAGGAAGTCAGCAGGGTATCAACAGCAATATTCTTCACAGG GTGGCTATGCATCAAATGGTTCTTCAACCCAATCTGATGGAGATTCTTCAAATACAACA ATCTTTGTTGGAGGGCTTGACCCTAATGTGACCGAGGAAGACCTTAGGCAACCTTTCTCTCAGTATGGTGAATTAGTCTCTGTTAAAATACCTGTTGGAAAAGGATGTGGGTTTGTACGATTTGCCAACAGGTGA